One window of the Marmota flaviventris isolate mMarFla1 chromosome 2, mMarFla1.hap1, whole genome shotgun sequence genome contains the following:
- the LOC114107801 gene encoding LOW QUALITY PROTEIN: RANBP2-like and GRIP domain-containing protein 5/6 (The sequence of the model RefSeq protein was modified relative to this genomic sequence to represent the inferred CDS: substituted 1 base at 1 genomic stop codon): MRPSKADLERYIASVQGSAPAPREKSMKGFYFAKLYYEAKEYDLAKRYISTYINVQERDPKAHRFLGLLYEAEENTDKAVECYKRSVELNPTQKDLVLKIAELLCKNDVTDGRAKYWIERATKLFPGSPAIYKLKEQLLDCKGEDGWNKLFDLIQSELYTRPDDVHVNIRLVELYRSNKRLKDAVAHCHEAERNIALRSSLDWNLCVVQTLTEYLESLQCLESDKNDWQATNKDLLLAYVNLMLLTLSTRDFQESRELQERFDSALQSVKSSVGGNDELSVTFLEMKGHFYMHADSLLLKMGQHSDVQWXALSELAELCYLIAFHVLRPKIKLIKGENGQNLLEMMAHDRLSQSGHMLLNLSRGKQDILKEVVESSANKSGQSALYDALFSSQSPKERSFLGSDDIGNIDVQAPEPGDLARYDVGAIRAHNGSLQMLRAMARSRWCLAFCQKGRLLLPRVPATFEFSWSFR, from the coding sequence ATGAGGCCCAGCAAGGCCGACCTGGAGCGGTATATCGCCTCCGTGCAGGGTTCTGCCCCGGCGCCGAGAGAGAAGTCAATGAAAGGATTCTATTTTGCGAAGCTGTACTACGAAGCTAAAGAATATGATCTTGCTAAAAGATACATATCTACATATATTAATGTGCAAGAGAGGGATCCCAAAGCTCACAGATTTTTGGGTCTTCTCTATGAAGCTGAAGAAAACACAGACAAAGCTGTTGAATGTTATAAGCGTTCAGTGGAATTAAACCCAACACAAAAAGATCTTGTGTTGAAGATTGCAGAATTACTTTGTAAAAATGATGTTACTGATGGAAGAGCAAAATACTGGATTGAAAGAGCAACTAAACTTTTCCCAGGAAGTCCTGCAATTTATAAGTTAAAGGAACAGCTTTTAGATTGTAAAGGTGAAGATGGATGGAATAAACTTTTTGACTTGATTCAGTCAGAACTTTATACAAGACCTGATGATGTCCATGTGAATATACGACTAGTGGAGCTGTATCGATCAAATAAAAGATTGAAGGATGCTGTGGCCCACTGTCATGAGGCAGAGAGGAACATAGCTTTGCGTTCAAGTTTAGACTGGAATTTGTGTGTTGTGCAGACCCTTACGGAATATCTGGAGTCTTTACAGTGTTTGGAATCTGATAAAAATGACTGGCAAGCAACCAATAAAGACTTACTTCTGGCTTATGTTAACCTTATGCTACTTACACTTTCCACCAGAGATTTTCAAGAAAGTAGAGAATTACAGGAAAGGTTTGATAGTGCTCTTCAGTCTGTGAAATCCTCTGTAGGTGGAAATGATGAACTGTCAGTTACTTTCTTAGAAATGAAAGGACATTTCTACATGCATGCTGATTCTCTGCTTTTGAAGATGGGTCAGCATAGTGATGTACAATGGTGAGCTCTCTCTGAGCTGGCTGAATTGTGCTATCTCATAGCATTTCATGTCCTGAGACCAaagattaaattaataaaaggagaaaatggacaGAATTTACTGGAAATGATGGCCCATGATCGTCTCAGCCAATCAGGGCACATGTTGCTGAACTTAAGTCGTGGCAAGCAAGATATTTTAAAGGAGGTTGTGGAATCTTCTGCCAATAAAAGTGGACAGTCTGCCCTGTATGATGCTCTGTTTTCTAGTCAATCACCTAAGGAGAGATCTTTCCTTGGTAGTGATGATATTGGAAACATTGATGTACAAGCTCCAGAGCCTGGTGATTTGGCTAGATATGATGTTGGTGCTATTCGAGCACACAATGGTAGTCTTCAGATGTTGAGAGCCAtggccaggtcaagatggtgcctggcattttgccagaaggggcgGCTCCTGttgcctcgggtgcccgctacttttgagttctcgtggaGTTTCCGTTGA